GCGATGGCCTGCGCGCCCTGCTGGCTGTTGGCCAGCGCGTCGATGAGCGACATCACCGAGGCCCCCGTCGCCGCGTACGCGTCGTAGTCGAAGGAGCCGTCCGTGATGGCCAGGCCGCTCAACACCAGGGCCTCCAGCATCATGGTGCGGCCCAGCACCGTCTTCATCCCGGCGGGGGCCTGCAGGGTGGCCGCGCCGGGCGTGGGCGGAGGCCGGCTGGCGGCGCGGGGGTTGGGGGCTGGACCTCCGCCACCACCCCCACCCTGGGAGGGCAGGTAGAGGCGCGGGTCGTTGATCTCCGAGGGCCCGCCGCCCCCGCCCGGGAAACCGCCCCCGCCGGGGCCCTGGCACTCCGGGCCCATGCACCAACCCGGATCCAGGCCGGTGGGGTCGGACGAATTCTGCGGGTCGTTGTGCGCGAAGGCGTAGGGGTTGGTGGTGGCCGCGGTGCGCGGCACCACCAGCGGATCCCGGCTCAAGAACCGGCCGAGGACCGGGTCGTAGACGCGCGCGCCCAGGTTCACCAGCCCGAACGCCGCCAGCGCCTGGCCGTCGTTCCACTGCGTGCTGGTGTAGAGCGTGGAGCCCGGCGCCGCGCTCCCGGTGGAGGACGTCTCTCCGAAGGGCTGGTAGCTCATTGCCTGAACGAACTCGACCTTGCGGTCGGTGAAGTGGCGCGAGCCGCGCTGCTCGCCGAAGCCGAAGACCCAGTCCTCCCCCGGTCCGCGCCGGCTGGCGACGATGCCGCCCGGCCCCGGGATGTTGCGGGTGATGAGCGAAACCGGCTGGCCGTTGACCACCTGCTCCCGGCGCTCCAGCGTGCCGCCCAGGTGCCACTCGTGGCGCGCGTCCACCGCGCCCGTGCCCTGCAGGTCCACCTCCTGCATCTCCCCCAGCGCGCCGTAGCGGAAGGTGGCGGTGCCGTTGAGCTCGGAGATGGAGCGCAGGGCGCCGGAGGGGTAGTAGCCCAACAAGCGCGTGCCGGTGCGCGTGGGCATCCGCACCACGCTGCCCAGCGCGTCGTGCTGCACCTGGCAGGGGCTGGCCGGGGGCGTGGCGGTGCTGTACTCGATGTTGCACACCCGGTCGCGGTTCGCGGCGCGGTAGCTCAGCGCCGCGTCCCGCGTGCCCGCCACGTCGTTCTGCAGCAGCACGTTGCCCAGTGGGTCGTAGCTGAACGTCCAGCTCATCTGGGTCTTGATGCCGTAGGTGCGCTTGGACGACGCGAGCCGGCTCAGGGCGTCGTAGGTGTGGACCGTGACCGGGCCGCTGGCGGCGCCGTTGGTCATCTCCTCGCGCCCCTTCTCACGGCCCATGGGGTCATACCCCGCGTAGACGGTGCGACGCGCGCCCAGCGGCGTGGTGACGCTCGTCTCACCCAACAGCCGCCGTCCCAGGTCGCTGAACTGCGCGGCGTAGTCCACCACGTCCCCGTACTTCGCCTGGCGCACCCGGCCGAACGGGTCGATGGTCTGCGCGGTGTAGAGCTGCTGGCCGGCGGTCGTGCGCACCGAGCGCAGGCGGCTGGCCGTGTCGTAGGTGTAGTGGATCTCCTCCAGGCCGTAGTTCGTGTCCGGCAGGTGGAAGCCCAGCGCCCAGAGCGAGCCGTCCGCGCGCACCAGTGACTTCTCCACGTAGGTGACGCCCGCGTTGTCGATGTACGTGCGCGCGTTCGTGTGGCCGTAGGCGTCGTAGCTGTAATACGCGCTGCCCGTGGGCGACTCCACCTTGGCCAGCCGCCCCAGCACGTTCGTGGGCGTCACCATGGACGTGGGGCTCAGGCCGACGTCGTAGAAGTAGTCGTGCTTCGAGTCGGGCACCCCTTGTCCGTTCGTCAGCTCCTCCTGGTGCTGGATGCGGCCCAGGGCGTCGTAGGTGTTGAGCAACTGGTGGTTGGCGGCGGGGAACACCGTGGCGTCCGTCCAGCTCACCTCCACGGGCTCCCCCCAGCGACTGTGGCGCAGGGGCTGCAAGGCGCCCTCCGGTTCCTGCCACTGGAGGAGCTGCCCGAAGGAGTCATACGACCACGCCCACCCCACGGCGCCGGTGAGCGCGGCGGGGTCCAGGTAGCGCGTCATCCCGGTGGGGCGCCCCAGCCGGTCCTGGGTGAACACCGCGTGCTCCATGCGGACGCCGGCCTTCAGCGTGGAGCGCGACACCAGCCGTCCCATGGCCGTCGTCGTGGCGGTGCGGACGACGTCCGCCTGGGGACTGCCGGGAAGGAGCGACGACGGGTCCTGCGTGCTCACCGTCTCCTGGCGGTTGGCGAACGTGCGCGTGATGCACGCGAGTTAGCGCTCGCTGGCCTCGTCCGTCACGCCCAGGGCCGTCTGGAGGCCCCGGGCGCGCACGGTGCACGACGGCAGGCCGTCCGGGTAGAAGAACGCCGTGGTGCCGTAGGCGGTCGCCCCGTCCTGGGGCGCTGGATACGGGTCGGCCTGGAAGCGCACGCGGCCCAGGCCGTCATAGACGCGGGCGTTGGTGATCATCACCTCGTTCGCGTAGTCGGCGCCCAGCGGGACCTCCGTGCGGCGCTCGCGGCCCAGTTCGTCCAGGAACACGGTGGCCGTGGTGGCGAACGCGCTGTTCTCCACCGCCTGGGGGACGGGGTCGCTGAAGATGCGGGCGGCCACCCGACGCCCCAGCGGATCCGTGCCGTTGAAGCCCAGGTAGCTCGTGGTCATCAGCACGCCCGTGCTGCCTCGAGGCGTCACGGTGGAGCGCACGGGGCGGCCGTAGCCGTCGTAGTCCGTGCCGGACCGGGTCTGGTTCTGATCCAGCACGCTCACGGGCGCCAGGCTCACCGGATCCAACGTGGTGGTGGCGATGAGCGCCGGCACCCCGGTGGCGTCCACCCGCTGGCCCACGGGGACCAGCCCGAAGGCGTCGTAGGTGAGCGTCGTCACCCGCAGGGCGCCGTCCTCGCGCTCGGTGGTGACGGTGGCGAGGTTGCCGGTGACGGGGTCATACGTGGCGTCGTTCACGCGCACGGAGTCCAGGTACGTCCCGGTGACGACGTTGTAGCGGTCGCGGGTGCGCGAGGTGTTGTGGCCCTCGGACACGCTGCCCGCGGGGAGCCCGTCGTAGAGGAAGGACTCGGCGGCGTAGGTGAGGTAGGGCGTCTTGTCGCAATACCAGTAGCGGCGCGAGCGAGGCGCGTCCAGCCGCCGCGCGGCGGTCCCCGTGGGCGTGGCGTACACCGTCTCCACGCACAGGTCGTCATCGGCGCGGGAGGTGTCGCCGCGGTACAGGACCTGGGTCACCCGTCCGAAGTCGTCCACGGAGCGCACCTCCGAGCCGGTCTCCACGTTGGCGGTGGCCGGCGGCGCGGCTGTTGCGTGTCCGCGTCTGGCGAGTACTTGAACTCATACAGGCGCAGCCGCGTGAGGGCGCTGGCGCAGGTGGCCCGGCTGCTCACCGTCACGGTGGACACGGTGGACACGGTGGACACGGTGGACACGGTGGACACCGTGGACACGGTGCGCAGGCGCGCCAGCACCTGGTCGCCTATCACCGACAGCGACAGCGGCAGGGCCTGCTGCGCGCCGTAGCCCAGGGTGATTTCGTGCTTGTAGCAGCCCTCCTGCGGGTGGGGGTTGTAGAGCACGCGCGTGAGGTCCACCGACACGCCGCTGCCTTCGTTGCCCTCACTGGACCAGGAGGGCGTGAGCACCGCGTACTCCAGCTTCACCACGGAGTTGCCCGGCCCGCGGACGGTGTCCAGGAGCCAGAACCCCGTCCCCGCCAGCGCCGCGGGCTCCACGAAGGTCCAGGTCTGCCCCTGGCCGTCGTACAGCACCCAGCCGCCGGACTGCTCCTGGAGTGAAATCTCCGGGGCGTCCCGGCGGGCCACCCAGCGCGTGCCCTGGGGCACCAACTCCAACACATGCCCCTGGAGCGACAGCTGCACCAGCTCCCGGCCCTGAGGCGGGGTGGTGGCGGACGTGTAGGGCTTGCGGCGAGCGAACGTGGTGTCCCGGCGAACGTAGGAGAGCGGGATGTCCCAGCCCAGGCCCACCGCGCCCACGCCCCGCGCCCCCGACACGATGGACAGCGGCAGGGGCACGCCCCCGCGCGTGGGCGGCAGCTCCAACGGCACCGTCGTCGAGAACCCGCCCGACGCGTTCACCATCCCCGGTTCCGTGCCGGTGTCCGAGACGCGCCCCGCGTAGTGCCCGCCCGTGGGCGCCAGCTGCGCCATGCCCAGGTGCGGCCACAGCCCCAACAGCAAACCCGTGGCCCATCCCAGCCACGGGCGCTTCGTCATCCTCTGCATGGATACCCCCTCGATACAGGTATCATCGCAGTGAAATATGTTTAATTCGAAGTCCCAGAACTCCGGGTCTCATGGCATCCCATGCGCGCTCCGGAGGGTGGCCGGGCGGCCACCACTGCCAGCTCATTCCTCCTGGAGGATGAGCAGGCCCCGGTTCGTGTCCACCACGTAGATGAACCCGTCCCCCGGCACGCGGATGCCAACGGCGTTCGAGAAGAACTCGGAGCCCATCCGGAGCGGCGGGGTGTTCTGGGACGTGTTGAAGTACGCCACCTCGCGCGGCCGGGGCGGCACGGACACGTCCAGCACGCGCACGCCCTCCTGGTAGTACGCGATGTAGAGCTTCGTGCCCACGAGCACCATGTTGTGGATGGAGAACTCGGGACGCAGCGCGTACCGGCCGATGAGCCGCATGTTCGCGGGGTCGGTGACGTCCAGCACGCGCAGGTGCGCGTTCACCCCCTCGCCGCCCTCGAACGCGATGGTGCGTCCCGCGAAGGTGCCCACGGCGTTCGCGTGGCTGAACGCGTCGCTATAGGCGTAGCGCCCCAGCTCCCGGACGTGCATCGGGTCACTCACGTCGAAGGCGATGTAACCGTCGGTGGTGTGGTTGACATAGAGGTTGTCGCCATACGCGAAGGCGTCGTGCACGCCCCCGAAGCTCTCGTCCGGAATCGAGATGCGCTCCATCAGCTGCGGGGAGAGCGCCGAGCTCACGTCGAACATGAGCGTCTGGCTGGAGGACGATGGCGCCATGCCGTAGAGCCGGTCTCCGCGCACGTGCACGGTGTGCACGTTGAGGGCGCCGCCGGGCAGCGCGCGCACGTACTGCGGATCCGCCGGGTTCGTGATGTCGTAGACGATGACGCCGGAGTCAGCGCTGGCGATGTAGAGCGCGTCGTCCTTCGCCCAGGCGCCGTTCCAGTAGGTATCCCCCTCCAGTTGGATCCGCTTCTTGAGCACCGGGTGGGCGGGGTCCTTCACGTCATAGACCGCCAGGCCTCCCTCCCCGGTCTTGTCGCCAATGGCCACCACGTACGCGTGGCCCTTCGTGACGTAGATATCCACCGGGAAGGCCAGTGGGACGGCGGACTCGGAGACGAGCTTCAGGCCCGAGGCCTCCCCCTCGCCCCGTCCCCATCCGGGGCGCAGCGCCGTGAAGCTGCCCTTGGACGTCACCTGTCCCTCGGGATTGCACCACGCGTAGCAACCGTTGACGCGGTCCGGCTCTGGCCGCGTGCAGCCGGCGAAGATGCGGTTCCGGAAGGAGGGAGTGGGAAACGAGCTGCGGACCTGGGTCCCGAAGAAGAACTCCCCGTCCCCTACATCCTGGAAGAGCAGCGGGTTTCCATCGCTCTGGCCCACGCCCCCATCCGAAGACAGCCGCAGCGTGAAGTTGATCTGGAGGGGAGTGATGGTGGATAGCAAGCGCACCTCGTATGCGCCCGAAGCCTCCACGTCATCGAGCGCTCCGGATGGGCACATGGACCGGTCGAACAGGGCCGGATCCGCGCACGAAGGAACGGTGGCGCCTATCGCTGGCATGAAGGTGCAGTCCGAGTACGGCTCGCGTTCCGGCGCGTCCCCCGGGTCCTCCAGCGTCTCCGCTCCGCCATCCCAGACCTCGCCCGCGTCGGAAGCCCCCGCGTCGGGAGTGCCGCTGTCCACGGGAGGCGGCGGCGTGCCAGCGTCATCGCCGGAGGAGGAGGGACAGCCACCCAGGACCAGGGAGGCGGAGAGCAACAGCCAACGGGAGGGATGGGCCATGGAATGGAAATCCATAACCAATCAACGTCTGATTTTGCCAGGGCCCCCGGAAAGTACTTTCCCCAGGCAACCATGGGTTGCCTGGGG
The sequence above is drawn from the Corallococcus sp. NCRR genome and encodes:
- a CDS encoding RHS repeat-associated core domain-containing protein — protein: MSTQDPSSLLPGSPQADVVRTATTTAMGRLVSRSTLKAGVRMEHAVFTQDRLGRPTGMTRYLDPAALTGAVGWAWSYDSFGQLLQWQEPEGALQPLRHSRWGEPVEVSWTDATVFPAANHQLLNTYDALGRIQHQEELTNGQGVPDSKHDYFYDVGLSPTSMVTPTNVLGRLAKVESPTGSAYYSYDAYGHTNARTYIDNAGVTYVEKSLVRADGSLWALGFHLPDTNYGLEEIHYTYDTASRLRSVRTTAGQQLYTAQTIDPFGRVRQAKYGDVVDYAAQFSDLGRRLLGETSVTTPLGARRTVYAGYDPMGREKGREEMTNGAASGPVTVHTYDALSRLASSKRTYGIKTQMSWTFSYDPLGNVLLQNDVAGTRDAALSYRAANRDRVCNIEYSTATPPASPCQVQHDALGSVVRMPTRTGTRLLGYYPSGALRSISELNGTATFRYGALGEMQEVDLQGTGAVDARHEWHLGGTLERREQVVNGQPVSLITRNIPGPGGIVASRRGPGEDWVFGFGEQRGSRHFTDRKVEFVQAMSYQPFGETSSTGSAAPGSTLYTSTQWNDGQALAAFGLVNLGARVYDPVLGRFLSRDPLVVPRTAATTNPYAFAHNDPQNSSDPTGLDPGWCMGPECQGPGGGGFPGGGGGPSEINDPRLYLPSQGGGGGGGPAPNPRAASRPPPTPGAATLQAPAGMKTVLGRTMMLEALVLSGLAITDGSFDYDAYAATGASVMSLIDALANSQQGAQAIADSYNATYDKIASASAGFGDGLAWFIPTRTLRNATGHSVNEESGYYTGGTVVGVVGSFFLPSPTSIAGTSRAARAGRAQVQAEVKAVAAELRAGACKTNCGYSAIAFESTMSGTPMAQQGVGAMATTVIEAHFGTTFVA
- a CDS encoding LVIVD repeat-containing protein, whose translation is MAHPSRWLLLSASLVLGGCPSSSGDDAGTPPPPVDSGTPDAGASDAGEVWDGGAETLEDPGDAPEREPYSDCTFMPAIGATVPSCADPALFDRSMCPSGALDDVEASGAYEVRLLSTITPLQINFTLRLSSDGGVGQSDGNPLLFQDVGDGEFFFGTQVRSSFPTPSFRNRIFAGCTRPEPDRVNGCYAWCNPEGQVTSKGSFTALRPGWGRGEGEASGLKLVSESAVPLAFPVDIYVTKGHAYVVAIGDKTGEGGLAVYDVKDPAHPVLKKRIQLEGDTYWNGAWAKDDALYIASADSGVIVYDITNPADPQYVRALPGGALNVHTVHVRGDRLYGMAPSSSSQTLMFDVSSALSPQLMERISIPDESFGGVHDAFAYGDNLYVNHTTDGYIAFDVSDPMHVRELGRYAYSDAFSHANAVGTFAGRTIAFEGGEGVNAHLRVLDVTDPANMRLIGRYALRPEFSIHNMVLVGTKLYIAYYQEGVRVLDVSVPPRPREVAYFNTSQNTPPLRMGSEFFSNAVGIRVPGDGFIYVVDTNRGLLILQEE